The nucleotide sequence CCGACGCGATCGCGGGGGCAATGTGCTGGTGCCCGATCACCAGCCTGGATGCTGCCAACGCCGCTTATGAGTGGAACATGGGCCAGTTCGCCACCACCGGCACCCGCGCGGAGGGCACCTGGACGGAGGCCTACTCCAAGAACCTGGCCGCCGCCTACGCCGAGCACCTCAACGGCCTGGGACTGGTCGACTCCGACGGCAACACCCTGGCCCTGGAGGAGTCCGCGGACGGGCAGTACCTGGCCGGCTCCTACTACGAGCACATGGTCGCCGTAGTCGAGCAGTCGCTGAACGACTTCCTGGCCGCGACCGAGTTCCCCTACACGCCCAGCTCCACCGAGATGGCCGGCATGGAGGCCCAGGGCAGCTCCGGCGCGCCCGCAGGCGGTCCGGGCAGGTCCGACGACAGCGTCGCCTCCGGCGCCCCCGGTGACGGCCAGGCCCCCGACGGCGCACCCACCGGCGAGGGCACGCAGGGTGCCCCCGCCGACGGCGGCCCGGACGGCGACGGTGCCACCGCTGGTGCGGGCCGCCCCGGGGAGGACTCCTCGGCGGTTTCCTCCGAGTCGGTCACCTACGCGACCGTCGCGGACTACATCGCGGCCCTGAATCAGGACGTGGATTGGGTCGCCTACGACTCCTCGACCAACACGGCCACGATCACCGGTCTGGAGGGCTTCATCACCAGCCAGAAGGCGGCGACGAAGGACGTGGGCGCCCTGGACGGCGTCGACCGCGGCCAGACGGAGAACACCGTCCTTGGAGTCGGGACGACGGCGATGCACTTCTCAGGGCTCTCCCGCGACGTGATCGCCGCCAACCAGGACACCTACGCCGCCCTGACCAACTGGTCCGACGAGTACGGATCGTCCGAGTACGACTCGGACTTTGCACAGACCGACGAGCTTGGCGTCGACGTGCTCACCCGCGAGCACATGTACGACCCCATGTACTTCCTGTCCAGCGCCTACGAGGGGGCCGGAACCTCGACGGTTGCGCCCAGCTGGCGCATCCGCACCGGCATCATGCAGGGCGACACCGCCAGCACGGTGGAGGTGAACCTCGCGCTCGCCTTGCAGGCGGCCGGTAAGTCGGTGGACTTCGCGACCATCTGGGGGCAGGGACACACGATGGCCGAGCTGACCGGCACGGGCGAGGAGAACTTCATCTCCTGGGTCAGTGAACGGGCAGCATCCTGACGCAGCAGGTGTATGGGGTCCGGGCACCAGTGGTGCCCGGACCCCGTAGACCGTTGAATAGCGGCGGCGTCAGGCGTCGGCCAGCGCCAGGCGGCGGCTGGAGCGCAGCAGCCGGATGTTGTTGGCCAGCAGCAGCAGCACTAGCACCACTCCGCTGAGCTTGGCCCACAGCGAGCCGGCGATGAACAACAGGACCATGGCCACCAGGATCGGCCCCAGGTACAGGTACGCGCGGGCGATATAGCCACCGAAGGATGGCATCTCCACGTTGCGTGCCTCGGCAACGGACTTGACCATGAAGTTCGGGCCGTTGCCGATGTAGGTCAGTGCGCCACACAGCACGGCGCCGAGCGATATCGAGCGCAGGTACAGCTCGGGCACGCCCGCGACTGTCGCGCCGCCCGGGTGCGCCACCTGACCGGCCATCTCGAAGAAGGTGGCGTAGGTGGGGGCGTTGTCCAGCATGGATGACAGCCCGCCGGTGAACACGAAGAACGTGATCTCGTTCAGCGGGAGGCTGCCGGCGATCTCGTCCAAGTAGCGCAGCGCCGGGATCATGGTCAGGAAGATGCCGATGAACAGGGCGGCGACCTCGGCGATCGGCCCCCACTCGAACTGGTTGTCCTCGAAGCGGGCTCGCTTGTCGCCCAGCGTGTAGGAGGCTCCGGCGGCGGCGAGCATGATGATCTCCCGCAGCGGGATCCAGTCGGTCAGTACGGCGTGCCCCTCCTCAATGGCCTCTGCGTCGATCGAGGGTGCGAAGGCAACGGCGGCGATGATGACGACGAACCAGATCAGGTTGGAGGCGCCCCGCAGGCCCAGGGGCTCGATCTCCGTCTTGTCGGCAAGAATGTCTGCGGCGGGCTCCTGTGAGTAGTACCAGGTGTCCAGCGCGAAGTAGCTCAGCAGCAGCATGGCGTTCACGAAC is from Actinomyces sp. 432 and encodes:
- a CDS encoding sodium:proton antiporter, which produces MELQWWSILPFVVMLASIAVFPLVPATSHWWEKNSSQLTVALVLGVPVAIWMWFALGWEPVFAAVVEYIQFISLLLALFVVSGGIFLKGDIQATPRNNTIFLAIGALLASFVGTTGAAMLLIRPLLNTNREREYRVHTVLFTIFMVANCGGLLTPLGDPPLFLGFLRGVPFTWTFSLVFEWLFVNAMLLLSYFALDTWYYSQEPAADILADKTEIEPLGLRGASNLIWFVVIIAAVAFAPSIDAEAIEEGHAVLTDWIPLREIIMLAAAGASYTLGDKRARFEDNQFEWGPIAEVAALFIGIFLTMIPALRYLDEIAGSLPLNEITFFVFTGGLSSMLDNAPTYATFFEMAGQVAHPGGATVAGVPELYLRSISLGAVLCGALTYIGNGPNFMVKSVAEARNVEMPSFGGYIARAYLYLGPILVAMVLLFIAGSLWAKLSGVVLVLLLLANNIRLLRSSRRLALADA
- a CDS encoding subtype A tannase — its product is MIFSRRTVMRAVPVATLLGVAGLAACSTDSGGSTNTSGSTAAPTTSTDLALNPAAWSYDADGNVYYQLGLSYVASPQDTSYETLGVFVPGAYMSSTDNGDGTFTAEVAFDGAVGDWTASTAPIVLPVNTPGYAAQQPPTEYSYDTVAAYMEAGFIYVQAGLRGKDSTTDAAPGNAPWGVTDLKAAVRYLRYNAAALPGNSEQMYVFGHSGGGAQSAVMGASGDCALYTPYLEALGAATTGTDGAVLSDAIAGAMCWCPITSLDAANAAYEWNMGQFATTGTRAEGTWTEAYSKNLAAAYAEHLNGLGLVDSDGNTLALEESADGQYLAGSYYEHMVAVVEQSLNDFLAATEFPYTPSSTEMAGMEAQGSSGAPAGGPGRSDDSVASGAPGDGQAPDGAPTGEGTQGAPADGGPDGDGATAGAGRPGEDSSAVSSESVTYATVADYIAALNQDVDWVAYDSSTNTATITGLEGFITSQKAATKDVGALDGVDRGQTENTVLGVGTTAMHFSGLSRDVIAANQDTYAALTNWSDEYGSSEYDSDFAQTDELGVDVLTREHMYDPMYFLSSAYEGAGTSTVAPSWRIRTGIMQGDTASTVEVNLALALQAAGKSVDFATIWGQGHTMAELTGTGEENFISWVSERAAS